One Vespa crabro chromosome 9, iyVesCrab1.2, whole genome shotgun sequence genomic region harbors:
- the LOC124426933 gene encoding dynamin isoform X1, producing the protein MAGNTGMEQLIPIVNKLQDAFTQLGVHMQLDLPQIAVVGGQSAGKSSVLENFVGKDFLPRGSGIVTRRPLILQLINSTTEFAEFLHCKGKKFVDFDEVRKEIESETDRVTGSNKGISNIPINLRVYSPNVLNLTLIDLPGLTKVPIGDQPVDIEAQIKAMIFQFIRRENCLILAVTPANTDLANSDALKLAKEVDPQGVRTIGVITKLDLMDDGTDARDILENKLLPLRRGYIGVVNRSQKDIEGRKDIKNALAAERKFFLSHPSYRHLADRLGTPYLQRVLNQQLTNHIRDTLPALRDRLQKQLLTLEKDVEQYKHFRPDDPAIKTKAMLQMIQQLQSDFERTIEGSGSAQINTNELSGGAKINRLFHERFPFEIVKMEFDEKELRREIAFAIRNIHGIRVGLFTPDMAFEAIVKKQINRLKEPSLKCVDLVIQELGNVVRICTDRMSRYPRLREETERIIATHVRQREQMCKEQLVLLVDCELAYMNTNHEDFIGFANAAASSHNSSAQQSSENAVKAGRHILGNQVIRKGYMCIHNLGIMKGGSRDYWFVLTSESISWFKDEEEREKKYMLPLDGLKLRDLEQGFMSRRYLFALFNPEGRNVYKDFKQLELSCETQDDVDSWKASLLRAGVYPEKSTEQANGEGEEGYEGGTEGQSSMDPQLERQVETIRNLVDSYMKIVTKTTRDLVPKTIMHLIINNAKDFINGELLAHLYASGDQASMMEESPEEAQKREEMLRMYHACKEALRIIGDVSMATVSTPVPPPVKNDWLASGENPSLGLSPPSPGGPRRGVTQPPPLSSSRVPPPVPASGRPAPAIPNRPGPGGPPPARANPGLPPPLIPSRGGGLQQRVTQAATQAAANAAVNELMDAFRIKRPVPNIPPRIPDRPYSGRLN; encoded by the exons atggctGGAAATACGGGTATGGAACAACTGATCCCGATCGTGAACAAGCTGCAAGATGCATTCACGCAACTTGGGGTCCACATGCAACTTGATTTACCACAAATCGCGGTAGTGGGCGGTCAGAGTGCGGGAAAAAGTTCCGTACTCGAAAACTTTGTTGGCAA ggATTTCTTACCAAGAGGTTCTGGTATTGTAACTAGAAGACCACTCATCTTACAATTGATTAATAGCACTACGG AATTTGCAGAATTTTTGCACTGTAAAGGCAAGAAGTTCGTGGACTTTGAtgaagtaagaaaagaaatagaatctGAAACAGATAGAGTAACTGGCAGTAATAAGGGTATTTCTAATATACCTATAAATTTGAGAGTATACTCTCCCAatg TTCTCAATCTTACATTGATTGATTTACCTGGTCTTACAAAAGTGCCAATTGGAGATCAACCAGTTGATATAGAAGCTCAAATTAAAGCAATGATTTTTCAATTCATTAGAAGAGAAAATTGTCTTATATTGGCAGTTACACCAGCTAATACTGACTTGGCAAACAGTGATGCTCTTAAACTTGCTAAAGAGGTTGATCCACAAg GTGTACGTACTATCGGAGTTATTACTAAATTGGATCTTATGGATGATGGTACTGATGCAAGAGATATCTTGGAGAATAAGCTGTTACCTTTGCGAAGAGGCTATATAGGTGTTGTTAATAGAAGTCAAAAAGATATTGAAGGGCGTAAGGATATCAAAAATGCTTTAGCagctgaaagaaaattttttcttag CCACCCGTCTTATCGACACTTAGCAGACAGATTGGGTACACCGTATCTGCAACGAGTTTTAAATCAACAACTTACAAATCACATAAGGGATACCCTTCCTGCCTTACGAGATAGATTACAAAAACAGCTTCTTACACTGGAAAAAGATGTTGAACAGTATAAACATTTTAGACCAGATGATCCTGCTATTAAAACAAAGGCTATGTTACA gaTGATACAACAACTTCAGTCAGATTTTGAACGGACTATAGAAGGTTCTGGTTCAGCGCAAATTAACACGAATGAACTTAGTGGGGGAGCAAAAATAAACAGACTATTTCACGAACGTTTTCCATTTGAAATTGTTAAAATGGAATTTGATGAAAAAGAACTCAGAAGAGAAATTGCTTTTGCTATCAGAAATATTCACG GTATTAGGGTAGGATTATTCACCCCAGATATGGCCTTTGAGGCAATAGTCAAGAAGCAAATTAATAGGCTTAAAGAGCCTAGCCTAAAATGTGTGGACCTAGTCATACAAGAGCTTGGTAATGTTGTTCGTATTTGTACAGATAGG atGTCACGTTATCCTAGATTAAGAGAAGAAACGGAACGTATTATAGCTACTCATGTTCGACAACGTGAACAAATGTGTAAAGAGCAACTAGTACTTTTAGTGGATTGTGAGCTTGCCTATATGAATACAAACCATGAAGATTTTATCGGTTTTGCCAA CGCGGCGGCCAGTAGCCATAATTCAAG TGCTCAGCAATCATCAGAAAATGCAGTTAAAGCTGGACGACATATTTTAGGCAACCAAGTAATACGTAAAGGTTATATGTGTATTCATAATCTTGGTATTATGAAAGGAGGATCCAGAGACTATTGGTTTGTTCTGACCTCTGAAAGTATTTCTTGGTTTAAAGATGAAGAG GAacgtgaaaagaaatatatgctACCTCTTGATGGTTTGAAACTGCGCGATTTAGAACAAGGCTTCATGTCTCGGCGATATCTTTTTGCATTATTCAATCCAGAAGGAAGGAACgtttataaagattttaaacAACTTGAATTAAGTTGTGAAACTCAGGATGATGTTGATTCTTGGAAGGCTTCATTACTCAGAGCTGGAGTATATCCTGAAAAATCAACAGAGCAAGCAAATGGAGAAGGAGAG GAAGGATATGAG GGTGGTACAGAAGGTCAATCTTCGATGGATCCTCAATTAGAACGTCAAGTAGAAACAATTAGGAATCTAGTAGATTCttacatgaaaattgttaCAAAAACTACCCGTGATCTTGTTCCAAAAACAATTATgcatcttattattaataatgcaaAAGACTTTATTAATGGAGAATTATTGGCACATCTTTATGCGAGTGGTGATCAA GCATCTATGATGGAAGAATCTCCTGAAGAAGcacagaaaagagaagaaatgttACGCATGTATCATGCATGTAAAGAAGCTCTTCGTATTATTGGAGATGTTTCAATGGCTACAGTATCAACACCAGTACCACCACCAGTGAAGAATGATTGGTTAGCTTCTGGAGAAAATCCGAG TCTTGG GTTATCGCCACCATCTCCTGGTGGGCCAAGACGTGGAGTGACACAGCCACCACCTCTTTCTAGTTCACGAGTACCACCGCCTGTTCCTGCCAGTGGGCGGCCAGCACCAGCAATTCCTAATCGACCTGGACCTGGTGGACCACCACCAGCTCGAGCTAATCCAGGCCTACCACCACCACTTATTCCATC
- the LOC124426933 gene encoding dynamin isoform X6, translating into MAGNTGMEQLIPIVNKLQDAFTQLGVHMQLDLPQIAVVGGQSAGKSSVLENFVGKDFLPRGSGIVTRRPLILQLINSTTEFAEFLHCKGKKFVDFDEVRKEIESETDRVTGSNKGISNIPINLRVYSPNVLNLTLIDLPGLTKVPIGDQPVDIEAQIKAMIFQFIRRENCLILAVTPANTDLANSDALKLAKEVDPQGVRTIGVITKLDLMDDGTDARDILENKLLPLRRGYIGVVNRSQKDIEGRKDIKNALAAERKFFLSHPSYRHLADRLGTPYLQRVLNQQLTNHIRDTLPALRDRLQKQLLTLEKDVEQYKHFRPDDPAIKTKAMLQMIQQLQSDFERTIEGSGSAQINTNELSGGAKINRLFHERFPFEIVKMEFDEKELRREIAFAIRNIHGIRVGLFTPDMAFEAIVKKQINRLKEPSLKCVDLVIQELGNVVRICTDRMSRYPRLREETERIIATHVRQREQMCKEQLVLLVDCELAYMNTNHEDFIGFANAQQSSENAVKAGRHILGNQVIRKGYMCIHNLGIMKGGSRDYWFVLTSESISWFKDEEEREKKYMLPLDGLKLRDLEQGFMSRRYLFALFNPEGRNVYKDFKQLELSCETQDDVDSWKASLLRAGVYPEKSTEQANGEGEEGYEGGTEGQSSMDPQLERQVETIRNLVDSYMKIVTKTTRDLVPKTIMHLIINNAKDFINGELLAHLYASGDQASMMEESPEEAQKREEMLRMYHACKEALRIIGDVSMATVSTPVPPPVKNDWLASGENPRLSPPSPGGPRRGVTQPPPLSSSRVPPPVPASGRPAPAIPNRPGPGGPPPARANPGLPPPLIPSRGGGLQQRVTQAATQAAANAAVNELMDAFRIKRPVPNIPPRIPDRPYSGRLN; encoded by the exons atggctGGAAATACGGGTATGGAACAACTGATCCCGATCGTGAACAAGCTGCAAGATGCATTCACGCAACTTGGGGTCCACATGCAACTTGATTTACCACAAATCGCGGTAGTGGGCGGTCAGAGTGCGGGAAAAAGTTCCGTACTCGAAAACTTTGTTGGCAA ggATTTCTTACCAAGAGGTTCTGGTATTGTAACTAGAAGACCACTCATCTTACAATTGATTAATAGCACTACGG AATTTGCAGAATTTTTGCACTGTAAAGGCAAGAAGTTCGTGGACTTTGAtgaagtaagaaaagaaatagaatctGAAACAGATAGAGTAACTGGCAGTAATAAGGGTATTTCTAATATACCTATAAATTTGAGAGTATACTCTCCCAatg TTCTCAATCTTACATTGATTGATTTACCTGGTCTTACAAAAGTGCCAATTGGAGATCAACCAGTTGATATAGAAGCTCAAATTAAAGCAATGATTTTTCAATTCATTAGAAGAGAAAATTGTCTTATATTGGCAGTTACACCAGCTAATACTGACTTGGCAAACAGTGATGCTCTTAAACTTGCTAAAGAGGTTGATCCACAAg GTGTACGTACTATCGGAGTTATTACTAAATTGGATCTTATGGATGATGGTACTGATGCAAGAGATATCTTGGAGAATAAGCTGTTACCTTTGCGAAGAGGCTATATAGGTGTTGTTAATAGAAGTCAAAAAGATATTGAAGGGCGTAAGGATATCAAAAATGCTTTAGCagctgaaagaaaattttttcttag CCACCCGTCTTATCGACACTTAGCAGACAGATTGGGTACACCGTATCTGCAACGAGTTTTAAATCAACAACTTACAAATCACATAAGGGATACCCTTCCTGCCTTACGAGATAGATTACAAAAACAGCTTCTTACACTGGAAAAAGATGTTGAACAGTATAAACATTTTAGACCAGATGATCCTGCTATTAAAACAAAGGCTATGTTACA gaTGATACAACAACTTCAGTCAGATTTTGAACGGACTATAGAAGGTTCTGGTTCAGCGCAAATTAACACGAATGAACTTAGTGGGGGAGCAAAAATAAACAGACTATTTCACGAACGTTTTCCATTTGAAATTGTTAAAATGGAATTTGATGAAAAAGAACTCAGAAGAGAAATTGCTTTTGCTATCAGAAATATTCACG GTATTAGGGTAGGATTATTCACCCCAGATATGGCCTTTGAGGCAATAGTCAAGAAGCAAATTAATAGGCTTAAAGAGCCTAGCCTAAAATGTGTGGACCTAGTCATACAAGAGCTTGGTAATGTTGTTCGTATTTGTACAGATAGG atGTCACGTTATCCTAGATTAAGAGAAGAAACGGAACGTATTATAGCTACTCATGTTCGACAACGTGAACAAATGTGTAAAGAGCAACTAGTACTTTTAGTGGATTGTGAGCTTGCCTATATGAATACAAACCATGAAGATTTTATCGGTTTTGCCAA TGCTCAGCAATCATCAGAAAATGCAGTTAAAGCTGGACGACATATTTTAGGCAACCAAGTAATACGTAAAGGTTATATGTGTATTCATAATCTTGGTATTATGAAAGGAGGATCCAGAGACTATTGGTTTGTTCTGACCTCTGAAAGTATTTCTTGGTTTAAAGATGAAGAG GAacgtgaaaagaaatatatgctACCTCTTGATGGTTTGAAACTGCGCGATTTAGAACAAGGCTTCATGTCTCGGCGATATCTTTTTGCATTATTCAATCCAGAAGGAAGGAACgtttataaagattttaaacAACTTGAATTAAGTTGTGAAACTCAGGATGATGTTGATTCTTGGAAGGCTTCATTACTCAGAGCTGGAGTATATCCTGAAAAATCAACAGAGCAAGCAAATGGAGAAGGAGAG GAAGGATATGAG GGTGGTACAGAAGGTCAATCTTCGATGGATCCTCAATTAGAACGTCAAGTAGAAACAATTAGGAATCTAGTAGATTCttacatgaaaattgttaCAAAAACTACCCGTGATCTTGTTCCAAAAACAATTATgcatcttattattaataatgcaaAAGACTTTATTAATGGAGAATTATTGGCACATCTTTATGCGAGTGGTGATCAA GCATCTATGATGGAAGAATCTCCTGAAGAAGcacagaaaagagaagaaatgttACGCATGTATCATGCATGTAAAGAAGCTCTTCGTATTATTGGAGATGTTTCAATGGCTACAGTATCAACACCAGTACCACCACCAGTGAAGAATGATTGGTTAGCTTCTGGAGAAAATCCGAG GTTATCGCCACCATCTCCTGGTGGGCCAAGACGTGGAGTGACACAGCCACCACCTCTTTCTAGTTCACGAGTACCACCGCCTGTTCCTGCCAGTGGGCGGCCAGCACCAGCAATTCCTAATCGACCTGGACCTGGTGGACCACCACCAGCTCGAGCTAATCCAGGCCTACCACCACCACTTATTCCATC
- the LOC124426933 gene encoding dynamin isoform X7, with the protein MAGNTGMEQLIPIVNKLQDAFTQLGVHMQLDLPQIAVVGGQSAGKSSVLENFVGKDFLPRGSGIVTRRPLILQLINSTTEFAEFLHCKGKKFVDFDEVRKEIESETDRVTGSNKGISNIPINLRVYSPNVLNLTLIDLPGLTKVPIGDQPVDIEAQIKAMIFQFIRRENCLILAVTPANTDLANSDALKLAKEVDPQGVRTIGVITKLDLMDDGTDARDILENKLLPLRRGYIGVVNRSQKDIEGRKDIKNALAAERKFFLSHPSYRHLADRLGTPYLQRVLNQQLTNHIRDTLPALRDRLQKQLLTLEKDVEQYKHFRPDDPAIKTKAMLQMIQQLQSDFERTIEGSGSAQINTNELSGGAKINRLFHERFPFEIVKMEFDEKELRREIAFAIRNIHGIRVGLFTPDMAFEAIVKKQINRLKEPSLKCVDLVIQELGNVVRICTDRMSRYPRLREETERIIATHVRQREQMCKEQLVLLVDCELAYMNTNHEDFIGFANAQQSSENAVKAGRHILGNQVIRKGYMCIHNLGIMKGGSRDYWFVLTSESISWFKDEEEREKKYMLPLDGLKLRDLEQGFMSRRYLFALFNPEGRNVYKDFKQLELSCETQDDVDSWKASLLRAGVYPEKSTEQANGEGEGGTEGQSSMDPQLERQVETIRNLVDSYMKIVTKTTRDLVPKTIMHLIINNAKDFINGELLAHLYASGDQASMMEESPEEAQKREEMLRMYHACKEALRIIGDVSMATVSTPVPPPVKNDWLASGENPSLGLSPPSPGGPRRGVTQPPPLSSSRVPPPVPASGRPAPAIPNRPGPGGPPPARANPGLPPPLIPSRGGGLQQRVTQAATQAAANAAVNELMDAFRIKRPVPNIPPRIPDRPYSGRLN; encoded by the exons atggctGGAAATACGGGTATGGAACAACTGATCCCGATCGTGAACAAGCTGCAAGATGCATTCACGCAACTTGGGGTCCACATGCAACTTGATTTACCACAAATCGCGGTAGTGGGCGGTCAGAGTGCGGGAAAAAGTTCCGTACTCGAAAACTTTGTTGGCAA ggATTTCTTACCAAGAGGTTCTGGTATTGTAACTAGAAGACCACTCATCTTACAATTGATTAATAGCACTACGG AATTTGCAGAATTTTTGCACTGTAAAGGCAAGAAGTTCGTGGACTTTGAtgaagtaagaaaagaaatagaatctGAAACAGATAGAGTAACTGGCAGTAATAAGGGTATTTCTAATATACCTATAAATTTGAGAGTATACTCTCCCAatg TTCTCAATCTTACATTGATTGATTTACCTGGTCTTACAAAAGTGCCAATTGGAGATCAACCAGTTGATATAGAAGCTCAAATTAAAGCAATGATTTTTCAATTCATTAGAAGAGAAAATTGTCTTATATTGGCAGTTACACCAGCTAATACTGACTTGGCAAACAGTGATGCTCTTAAACTTGCTAAAGAGGTTGATCCACAAg GTGTACGTACTATCGGAGTTATTACTAAATTGGATCTTATGGATGATGGTACTGATGCAAGAGATATCTTGGAGAATAAGCTGTTACCTTTGCGAAGAGGCTATATAGGTGTTGTTAATAGAAGTCAAAAAGATATTGAAGGGCGTAAGGATATCAAAAATGCTTTAGCagctgaaagaaaattttttcttag CCACCCGTCTTATCGACACTTAGCAGACAGATTGGGTACACCGTATCTGCAACGAGTTTTAAATCAACAACTTACAAATCACATAAGGGATACCCTTCCTGCCTTACGAGATAGATTACAAAAACAGCTTCTTACACTGGAAAAAGATGTTGAACAGTATAAACATTTTAGACCAGATGATCCTGCTATTAAAACAAAGGCTATGTTACA gaTGATACAACAACTTCAGTCAGATTTTGAACGGACTATAGAAGGTTCTGGTTCAGCGCAAATTAACACGAATGAACTTAGTGGGGGAGCAAAAATAAACAGACTATTTCACGAACGTTTTCCATTTGAAATTGTTAAAATGGAATTTGATGAAAAAGAACTCAGAAGAGAAATTGCTTTTGCTATCAGAAATATTCACG GTATTAGGGTAGGATTATTCACCCCAGATATGGCCTTTGAGGCAATAGTCAAGAAGCAAATTAATAGGCTTAAAGAGCCTAGCCTAAAATGTGTGGACCTAGTCATACAAGAGCTTGGTAATGTTGTTCGTATTTGTACAGATAGG atGTCACGTTATCCTAGATTAAGAGAAGAAACGGAACGTATTATAGCTACTCATGTTCGACAACGTGAACAAATGTGTAAAGAGCAACTAGTACTTTTAGTGGATTGTGAGCTTGCCTATATGAATACAAACCATGAAGATTTTATCGGTTTTGCCAA TGCTCAGCAATCATCAGAAAATGCAGTTAAAGCTGGACGACATATTTTAGGCAACCAAGTAATACGTAAAGGTTATATGTGTATTCATAATCTTGGTATTATGAAAGGAGGATCCAGAGACTATTGGTTTGTTCTGACCTCTGAAAGTATTTCTTGGTTTAAAGATGAAGAG GAacgtgaaaagaaatatatgctACCTCTTGATGGTTTGAAACTGCGCGATTTAGAACAAGGCTTCATGTCTCGGCGATATCTTTTTGCATTATTCAATCCAGAAGGAAGGAACgtttataaagattttaaacAACTTGAATTAAGTTGTGAAACTCAGGATGATGTTGATTCTTGGAAGGCTTCATTACTCAGAGCTGGAGTATATCCTGAAAAATCAACAGAGCAAGCAAATGGAGAAGGAGAG GGTGGTACAGAAGGTCAATCTTCGATGGATCCTCAATTAGAACGTCAAGTAGAAACAATTAGGAATCTAGTAGATTCttacatgaaaattgttaCAAAAACTACCCGTGATCTTGTTCCAAAAACAATTATgcatcttattattaataatgcaaAAGACTTTATTAATGGAGAATTATTGGCACATCTTTATGCGAGTGGTGATCAA GCATCTATGATGGAAGAATCTCCTGAAGAAGcacagaaaagagaagaaatgttACGCATGTATCATGCATGTAAAGAAGCTCTTCGTATTATTGGAGATGTTTCAATGGCTACAGTATCAACACCAGTACCACCACCAGTGAAGAATGATTGGTTAGCTTCTGGAGAAAATCCGAG TCTTGG GTTATCGCCACCATCTCCTGGTGGGCCAAGACGTGGAGTGACACAGCCACCACCTCTTTCTAGTTCACGAGTACCACCGCCTGTTCCTGCCAGTGGGCGGCCAGCACCAGCAATTCCTAATCGACCTGGACCTGGTGGACCACCACCAGCTCGAGCTAATCCAGGCCTACCACCACCACTTATTCCATC
- the LOC124426933 gene encoding dynamin isoform X12 codes for MAGNTGMEQLIPIVNKLQDAFTQLGVHMQLDLPQIAVVGGQSAGKSSVLENFVGKDFLPRGSGIVTRRPLILQLINSTTEFAEFLHCKGKKFVDFDEVRKEIESETDRVTGSNKGISNIPINLRVYSPNVLNLTLIDLPGLTKVPIGDQPVDIEAQIKAMIFQFIRRENCLILAVTPANTDLANSDALKLAKEVDPQGVRTIGVITKLDLMDDGTDARDILENKLLPLRRGYIGVVNRSQKDIEGRKDIKNALAAERKFFLSHPSYRHLADRLGTPYLQRVLNQQLTNHIRDTLPALRDRLQKQLLTLEKDVEQYKHFRPDDPAIKTKAMLQMIQQLQSDFERTIEGSGSAQINTNELSGGAKINRLFHERFPFEIVKMEFDEKELRREIAFAIRNIHGIRVGLFTPDMAFEAIVKKQINRLKEPSLKCVDLVIQELGNVVRICTDRMSRYPRLREETERIIATHVRQREQMCKEQLVLLVDCELAYMNTNHEDFIGFANAAASSHNSSAQQSSENAVKAGRHILGNQVIRKGYMCIHNLGIMKGGSRDYWFVLTSESISWFKDEEEREKKYMLPLDGLKLRDLEQGFMSRRYLFALFNPEGRNVYKDFKQLELSCETQDDVDSWKASLLRAGVYPEKSTEQANGEGEEGYEGGTEGQSSMDPQLERQVETIRNLVDSYMKIVTKTTRDLVPKTIMHLIINNAKDFINGELLAHLYASGDQASMMEESPEEAQKREEMLRMYHACKEALRIIGDVSMATVSTPVPPPVKNDWLASGENPSLGLSPPSPGGPRRGVTQPPPLSSSRVPPPVPASGRPAPAIPNRPGPGGPPPARANPGLPPPLIPSRRQ; via the exons atggctGGAAATACGGGTATGGAACAACTGATCCCGATCGTGAACAAGCTGCAAGATGCATTCACGCAACTTGGGGTCCACATGCAACTTGATTTACCACAAATCGCGGTAGTGGGCGGTCAGAGTGCGGGAAAAAGTTCCGTACTCGAAAACTTTGTTGGCAA ggATTTCTTACCAAGAGGTTCTGGTATTGTAACTAGAAGACCACTCATCTTACAATTGATTAATAGCACTACGG AATTTGCAGAATTTTTGCACTGTAAAGGCAAGAAGTTCGTGGACTTTGAtgaagtaagaaaagaaatagaatctGAAACAGATAGAGTAACTGGCAGTAATAAGGGTATTTCTAATATACCTATAAATTTGAGAGTATACTCTCCCAatg TTCTCAATCTTACATTGATTGATTTACCTGGTCTTACAAAAGTGCCAATTGGAGATCAACCAGTTGATATAGAAGCTCAAATTAAAGCAATGATTTTTCAATTCATTAGAAGAGAAAATTGTCTTATATTGGCAGTTACACCAGCTAATACTGACTTGGCAAACAGTGATGCTCTTAAACTTGCTAAAGAGGTTGATCCACAAg GTGTACGTACTATCGGAGTTATTACTAAATTGGATCTTATGGATGATGGTACTGATGCAAGAGATATCTTGGAGAATAAGCTGTTACCTTTGCGAAGAGGCTATATAGGTGTTGTTAATAGAAGTCAAAAAGATATTGAAGGGCGTAAGGATATCAAAAATGCTTTAGCagctgaaagaaaattttttcttag CCACCCGTCTTATCGACACTTAGCAGACAGATTGGGTACACCGTATCTGCAACGAGTTTTAAATCAACAACTTACAAATCACATAAGGGATACCCTTCCTGCCTTACGAGATAGATTACAAAAACAGCTTCTTACACTGGAAAAAGATGTTGAACAGTATAAACATTTTAGACCAGATGATCCTGCTATTAAAACAAAGGCTATGTTACA gaTGATACAACAACTTCAGTCAGATTTTGAACGGACTATAGAAGGTTCTGGTTCAGCGCAAATTAACACGAATGAACTTAGTGGGGGAGCAAAAATAAACAGACTATTTCACGAACGTTTTCCATTTGAAATTGTTAAAATGGAATTTGATGAAAAAGAACTCAGAAGAGAAATTGCTTTTGCTATCAGAAATATTCACG GTATTAGGGTAGGATTATTCACCCCAGATATGGCCTTTGAGGCAATAGTCAAGAAGCAAATTAATAGGCTTAAAGAGCCTAGCCTAAAATGTGTGGACCTAGTCATACAAGAGCTTGGTAATGTTGTTCGTATTTGTACAGATAGG atGTCACGTTATCCTAGATTAAGAGAAGAAACGGAACGTATTATAGCTACTCATGTTCGACAACGTGAACAAATGTGTAAAGAGCAACTAGTACTTTTAGTGGATTGTGAGCTTGCCTATATGAATACAAACCATGAAGATTTTATCGGTTTTGCCAA CGCGGCGGCCAGTAGCCATAATTCAAG TGCTCAGCAATCATCAGAAAATGCAGTTAAAGCTGGACGACATATTTTAGGCAACCAAGTAATACGTAAAGGTTATATGTGTATTCATAATCTTGGTATTATGAAAGGAGGATCCAGAGACTATTGGTTTGTTCTGACCTCTGAAAGTATTTCTTGGTTTAAAGATGAAGAG GAacgtgaaaagaaatatatgctACCTCTTGATGGTTTGAAACTGCGCGATTTAGAACAAGGCTTCATGTCTCGGCGATATCTTTTTGCATTATTCAATCCAGAAGGAAGGAACgtttataaagattttaaacAACTTGAATTAAGTTGTGAAACTCAGGATGATGTTGATTCTTGGAAGGCTTCATTACTCAGAGCTGGAGTATATCCTGAAAAATCAACAGAGCAAGCAAATGGAGAAGGAGAG GAAGGATATGAG GGTGGTACAGAAGGTCAATCTTCGATGGATCCTCAATTAGAACGTCAAGTAGAAACAATTAGGAATCTAGTAGATTCttacatgaaaattgttaCAAAAACTACCCGTGATCTTGTTCCAAAAACAATTATgcatcttattattaataatgcaaAAGACTTTATTAATGGAGAATTATTGGCACATCTTTATGCGAGTGGTGATCAA GCATCTATGATGGAAGAATCTCCTGAAGAAGcacagaaaagagaagaaatgttACGCATGTATCATGCATGTAAAGAAGCTCTTCGTATTATTGGAGATGTTTCAATGGCTACAGTATCAACACCAGTACCACCACCAGTGAAGAATGATTGGTTAGCTTCTGGAGAAAATCCGAG TCTTGG GTTATCGCCACCATCTCCTGGTGGGCCAAGACGTGGAGTGACACAGCCACCACCTCTTTCTAGTTCACGAGTACCACCGCCTGTTCCTGCCAGTGGGCGGCCAGCACCAGCAATTCCTAATCGACCTGGACCTGGTGGACCACCACCAGCTCGAGCTAATCCAGGCCTACCACCACCACTTATTCCATC